The Rissa tridactyla isolate bRisTri1 chromosome 1, bRisTri1.patW.cur.20221130, whole genome shotgun sequence DNA segment CTCCAGATGCTACAGCAGCAATATGTATAAGTGCATGTACCTGTGGATATTCTGACCTGGGTACCTATTTCATAGTTGCTTGTTTTCAGTGTGTTTGGACTCCGTCCTGCCCTGTTCTTGCAAGATGTTTTGATGACAGCTCCTCCACcagcacacgcaggggcctcccACTCCTCACGAGCCCACCCGCTGACCAGACACATCACCCCACACCCACAGCCGCGGAGCACCGCGGTCCCGAGATTGGAGATTTCGTCTCTTTTGTTTCGTTTCATGCTTCAGTACTGACTGCTAAAGGTCTATCACTTACCGGAAAGCGACCTGCGGGCTCTGGGGATTCACCAGCACGCAATCCCACGAGTGAGCGAGGCTGTTCTTATACAGGGCCACCCTGCCCTCCTTCCTCAGGCAGGTGTGAGCTGCATACTCGGCAGCCGGCACCTCCTTCACCCGGTACGGGTTCGTGAATATCTGGGTGACGCTGTTGATGGTGTTCACCAGCCGCCCAAAGAACTGCATCTTTCTGGAGCCTCAGGCGGCTTCTGCCCCCGCGGCCTGAGGGAAACGCGGTGACCGGCCCGAGCCCTGTCCTTCCCTGAACTCAGTCACCGGGGAAAGGAGAACCGAGAGCCGCCGGGGTGACGCcccacccggggaggggggggaagcccGGAGCCGGCACCTGCGGCTCGCTTTCCTGGCGCCTCGGGGGAAGCGCGCCCGCTTCTCCTCAGCGCCTCAGGCCCACCGCCCTCCCGCCGGCCGTACCCCACCGCCCCGGCGGGAAACCTCCCGCCTCCGCCACCTGCCCGCGCTGGGAGGAGGCGCCTGCGGCCGGGGGAGGCGGAGCGGAGCCCGGGGCTGAGGGCGGACCCGCGGCCTGGCAGTGCCGGGCCCGGGGCCCagcgggcggtggcggcggtggccGCGGAGTACGACGggcccccagcctcccccgcgCGGAGCCCCCGGCCCGCTGCACGGCCCGCCCGCCAATCACCGCACCGCCCCCCGGGGGCGGGCCAATCAGCggcgccgctccccccccccggggaggggcgATGGGGGCGGGGGAGCGCGGCCAGCGCCGCTGCGTCACGCCCGCCGCCATCGCGGAGGAGGGCGGAAAGGCGGGGGGCGCCATCTTTGTtgaggggcggggagggaaggggtgctcTTCTTAAAGTGGCAGCGTCCCCATTGTGCTGGGGTTGGGCGGGGGCGTTCCGCTCCCGCGTGTGGCGTGCGTCACCCCAGAATTTGGGGGGAAACCAGCAGTTCTGGGGAGTGGCTGCATTCATAGCCCGGCAGCGTGTCACCGCGGGCGCCTTCAGCTTGAGCCGCCGCTTTAAGGACAGGGTGGAGCCCCCccccgcgcggcggcggcgggggggcggggcgagggTGACGTCAGCGCATGACTGTGTTTTTATGAATGAAAAGAATCCGCGGGTGAGTAatcgcggggagcggggctggaggcgCCGCCGCCCGACGGCCCGACTCGGCAGCGGCCCCGAGGGGACCGGCGCAGCCGCCCGGTGAGCGCCGGAGGGGACGGGAGGGGGCGGGAgaccccgccggggcggggggcggccgggagagggcggcggcggcggggtccgGCCCGGCACCGGCTGGAGGCCGCTCTGCCGCCGCCGGGACTGGGATctgggccggggggcgggggggggggtaagtCCCCGGTCGGGACAGTCCGCGCTCCGCTCCCGAGTCCCCGGCACCACCCGgagggagccgccgccgccgctcccccggctCCGGCTATCCAGCCCGGATTGCATCAGCTTCCAGCCGCCCCGGCTCCACCTTTCCCgccgcccctctccagcccctcgcCTCCCCGCGGGGCGCTCCCGGCCCCCTTCGGCCGTTCCTCTAACGGGGAGGGGGCTCCCCGAGGTGAGGAGCGGCGGCCCGGCCTCCTCCCCGGGGGCTCTCCCTTCTCCTAACCCCGGGACCGGCCACCGGCGAGGGGACGGGCGCCGCTTcggtgacttttttcccctccctgggcTGCTGAATCACGGGGGAGGCCACTTGTCGCCCGCCCACGCTGCGTAGCCGCGGGCCCCCGACCCCTTCACCCCGGGAGCCGCGTTGCCCTCGCCCGCCGGGCCGTGGGGACGGTGGGGTGGCAGCTCCGCGCCGGTGCCGGCTGGGTGGCTTCCCCGGCGGGCGGTTTCGCCCCGTGGGGccgttcctgctgctgctgctttttactttcttttcagcCACGGGCGGATCTCGCCCGCGTTTCCTCCCCGGGGGGAAGCCTGGGCCACccggcagccgggctggggcGTTTCGGGTCCCCTGGGCAAAGCAGCATCCCGACCACCTCGGGGCGGGATGAAGGAGGGATGGGAGGACCAGCCTTCCTCCGTTATTATGAATTTTTTGCAGtcattattgctattattatcgctgttattattattactacgtAATTTTTAAAGGAGTAGGAGTGAGTCATAGGGCCCGTGGGGGGGACGTGGGCACCGGGCAGGGGGCCAGCGGGACCGGTGCCCTCTGTGCCGAGGCGAGGGGCCGCAGGCAGGCAGTAACCGGCTTTTCTCCTGGCTGCTCGGCAGGGCCAGCGTAAAGCAAGGATGGCTGCAGACCCGCTCTCCAGCAAGGCCCTGAAGGTGAGCACTGGCAGGACTGGGCatctggggggagcaggggtcTGGTTCTGGGGGTCTTGGGTGACGGCCCCTCTCTCCGGCAGGTGAAGCGGGAGCTGGGGGAGAACACACCGCTGCTGTCAGATGAGGAGCTGATGGGGCTGTCGGTGCGGGAGCTCAACCATCACCTGCGGGGCCTCTCCAAGGAGGAGGTGGCGAGGCTGAAGCAGCGCCGGCGGACGCTGAAGAACCGGGGTTACGCCGCCAGCTGCCGGGTGAAGCGTGTCTGCCAGAAggaagagctgcagaagcagaagatGGAGCTGGAATGGGAGGTGGACAAGCTGGCCCGGGAGAATGCTGCCATGCGCCTGGAGCTCGACACCCTCCGTGGCAAATACGAGGCCCTGCAGGGCTTTGCCCGCACCGTGGCCGCCCACGGGACCCCCGCCAAGGTGGCCACTGCCAGTGTCATCACCATTGTCAAGTCCGGTGCCAACCAGGCCGCCTATTCCTAGTGTCGGCCTCCGTCCCCCGGCTGGGCATGGCCCCCCGGGGTGCCTTCCCCCATGAATCCCTTCCCCTACCCTCCCTGACCTCCTTCCCACCAGGACCTGTGCCTGAAGTCCTCCTTCTCCCATCCCTTGACCTCCAGCTCCCctgtgcagggagagctgccGCGGTGTGGGTGCTGGGGCGGAGGACAGGACCACACTGGTGGCCCCCGAAGCctcgcagccccctcccctccaacccagccctgtcccctgctgcagACCCCCAcctgagggatgcaggcaggagaggatgaGCCTACACAggcagcagtggggggggaaagCATCCCATGGCTCCAAGCTGTCAGGAAAACACCAGGCACCTCTCTCTATTGGGGAGGGCATGGGAGAGCTGAGTGTGGGCCAGGTGCTCCCAGGAGCATATTCCGGGGAGGGAAACAGGAAGAGAGGTTTCACAGCGAGGGGCAGAAGGGGATAcgatggaggggagaggaggcggGGGTTGGCAATTGGACCACGGCTGGaacagggagggaggtggcagcatGGCTGGAGCCTCTGGGGATGGAGATGGCAAGGGCAGGTGGCAGGTCAGAGGGGGAGAGAAAGTGGCTGCAGGTTGATGCCTGGTAAGGGTGAGCGGGGTGGGAAAGCGCCGTGAcagcttgtggggctgggggagcccagaggtgacagtgaTGGAGGAGGGACCCTTGGGCTGGGGGACGTGAGCGGGTCAGCCCAGGCTGTTGAACGCAAAAGGCAGAAGCTGTGGTGCTGTTTTATCTCTCTCCATCACACACATCCTTCACGCCTCTTCCTGCCTACGGGGCCGGGTGTCTATGAaacacagcagcaccagcaggaagGAAGCggaggcagctggagcagagaTAAACACTGTTTTGCTCGGCCCAGGCCAGCTTGTATGGCCCCACCAAGGGCTCCCCGGCGCCTCACTGCCTACAAAGCCCACAGAAAGGTGCTCCTGGTCCCCCCCGAGAGCCAGAGCTGTGGACGCAGAGAGAGGGGTGGAGGTGCAGGAGGTGGGAAGTGGGGGCAgagagcatccctgctcctggGAGCCGCCTGGCAGGCAGGTAGACTCCtccctttggtgttttttttttttttttcctccagcttggACATTGGTGTGGGACAACTGGCTCTTCAGCAGCCTGAAAGGCTGGAGAAGAGTTGGGTTTGCTAAATAGAGGCAGCGTGGCATCTGCTGCCATAGATGATCTCCCCCTTTCTGCCCCTGCCTGGGTATTGCCACGCCAGCCGCCCTCGGCTGcagcctccatccctccccgGAGAGAGGTGCCCGCCACTTGTGGAGGGGGCACCGTGGTCAGCATGGCCCACCCTTCACCCCCCCAACTCCTCTTGGGTTTATTTATTGCACGAACATAAGTTATTTTCACGTCCTCTTTGCCATTCCGCCTCTCGGCACAGCCAGGATGTTGGTACAGAGCCgtactttatattttatatatgcaaaTCACATTTTATCTTATACTTATATAGagcaaaaaaaatacttatttattttctgacttACAGTACGTGTCCTACCCGACTCCTCTGTATTTTGTAGACTTTACAAATAaagcaagttcttttttttttccacagtgagagTGTGTTTGGTCATTCTTGAACTTCAGGAGAGGGCTGTGTCCCAGTGGGACCAGGTTTTCTAGCTCCCTCTAGCTTTGCTGCAGGACATGTTGAAGATTGCACCCAAAAAAAAgactgggaggggagagagctCATGACTTTTTAGAGCAAACACAGATTTTATAGTCTCTGGAAGGAAAAGGGTCAGTAAGCAAGCTTAATGCTGAACACCGTCACCACTACCCCCCCCAAGCATTTGCTTTTACAAGCAGTTCAGCTGCGCTGAATCAGCTTTTCCTAGGAAAGATGCTGCTTTTCGCTAGAAAAATTCCCTCCAGTGCAGGAAGAGAGGCAGGTGCAAGCAGGGCAGCTCTACCCAAGAACTTCCCTGCCGCCTGACCTCACCGCCTGACTCGGGAACGgcgaggaggaaagcagggagcTCGTGTCcgtgggtggcaggaggggaaggaagcgCGGCAGGTGCCTTACCCAGAGGTGAAGCCCGACCTCCTCCCTGTGGGGAAAAGCCACCCTTCCTCGCAGCAGAGGCGGAAGCAATGAGCGTGTTCCCCTGACGCCCGGGTCCCAGCCTCCCACCAGCTTGAAGTGCTGACGTGGTGGTTCTGGGTTTTACGTTCTCATTGCCTCTTTCCACTGCAAAccgccccagccccaccaccactcGTGGAAGAAAagcccagagctgctgtttgctgGGGCTCATCTCCGAGAAAGCAGCCCCCCTCGTCCCATGGGTGTTCCGAACCCAACATCAGGACTCATCTCTACTCCAGGTTTTTGGCAAATGGGTTTCGCTCCTGTCTTGGTTCCCAGGCTGCTGTAGCACTGCTTCTCCCTCAGCTCCTGCATAGACAGACAGCATGAAGCCTTCCTCTCGTGAAGAGGAGGACAGGACACACTGACCCACTAAGCCTCAGCCCCTGCAACCAGCAAAAACTCAAAATCAGTTCAGAGAAATCACTCAGACAGCACCACGCGGAGGCAGCTTAAGTACAATCTATATTAtctctatatttttatttgtcatcATATTTGCTCATTTCTGCAGAGTATAACATCACAAAGACCAAAATAGAGAGAGCGGCTTGTCGCTGAGCTCACATCAGTTAAACACGATAGGTACAAAACTAGGTGACTCTGTCTTATTTatcatacatatttttttcagttgtttatatACAAAGAACTACTCtatatggaaaaataataaacaaatccCATGGGTATGTTACATGGTGAaccaaaaggaaggaaagaaggaaggaaggaaggagaagggaagcaggTGAGGGAGAGCAGCTCCAAGGGCCTACTTCTGGAACCAACAGGTTTGTTGCGGCCCTGGGCTACCACAAGCAGACCTGCAAGACCACGGATGCCTTGGCCTCCTTGGTCTCAAAGCTCTGGGTCTTATATTTGTTCCTCCAAGCCAGAGCAGCTTCAGAGCCAGTCCTTGCTCCGGCACTTACCTGTTGCGAGGGAGAGCAGGAAGCTCAGAGATGATTTTGTGTGgtgttaaaaaattatatatatatatttttttatatatatatataaaaattataacgCACGGCAGCTGGCTGTTGTTTGGGTGCTAGTTCTTCATCAGGCTATTCCAAAGGCAGCTAGTGCAAAAGGGTTATACTTTAAACCACTACAGGAAGCTTTGAGAATATCCAGAATCCTCTGCACAGCATATATATGCAGcatacatttcaaaataattttttaaaaaacgctTCCCCCAAGCCTGGCTCATCTTCAAGCTCAACAGGGCAAGCCCAGAGATTTCAGATAGCCACCCAATGCAACAAAGATTGGGGACAGTCACCAACGAAGCGACACTGGGACATCATCAAGGCCTGCAAATGcaaggaaaggggaggaagggatCACGTCCCACACTCCACTTTCCTAAGAGAGAGGGGAAGTTCAACATAAATACCTCACGCTAAAGCCATGGAAGATGGAAGGAAAGCCCATTCAGTCTTCAGCCCTGCTTTCCAACTGGCTTATGGCATGAGGAAAAGGAGTTTTACACCAAGCCCACACAAAAGCCTGGCAGATAGCATTTGCATGTCCACTTACGCAGCGACAGATTGAGGAAAAGCAGTAACTAACCGCATGGCTTCGCAGGATGGGTGCAGAAGGGGAAATCCAGCAGCAGAAAAGCCGCTGGATCCACTGACCTTGCACCCAGCTCCCTCAAGAGTCAGCACCATTGCTCCCACCTGCTTCATCGTCCCCCCAGATACGCCAGTACAGAAGGAGACACTGTCCTTAAGCCTTCCCCGGGCTTGTCCTCATAGCAGGCGCAAACCTGCCTCTCTTCAAGCCCTTTCCCCCCCTGCTCCTGACCACACACATCTGGCAGGGGTGCTGAGGAAATGAGGTGCTCTTCACTCACAGTCACTTCTGAGAAAGTGAATGAGCAAGCATATAAATTAGGACACAAGAGGAAAGGTAAACTCCAGGCAGTAAACCAGACCCCAGTTCTCCCAGCAGAGCCATGAGGGGCAAATCTGGAAACGCACGGGTCTGCTGATGGCAGGGAAGGCATCAAgcaggagaggaacagagaaaCTACAGCCAAGAAGAACACAGCAGCTTGCTCCAACCTCTCCATTTTGCTTCCTGCTTGGGGGTCAGGGCATCCCATCTGTAGCACCTGAGTgtgctcccccctcctcccctagACAATTTTAAGTAAGCAAGAGGCATTTTCTGGTCCCTGGATAGATCTGCAGAGagatcatttttattttggctCCACTAAATACCTAGGGGCCAGTCCAAAACCCAAGAAAAGTAAGGGGAAGCTTTTCCCACTCCCATGGATGCTGGCTCCACCCTCCATAGCATTGCAGTTGCTGCAGGGTCTGTGaaatgtgcagcagcagcaggaactgCTGCCTGGGAAAATAAAGAGGGACAGTTTTAACCAGCCAAGTCATGTCAGGTTTCAAGTCTGCTCCAGTTTGGCCAGAACAGCTACGGAGTGTGCAACATCCCTTCCTGAATACTCCAGCCTAAGGGCAAAACTTGTGCAGCTGGCAGGGGAAGTCAGTGATGACAAGCATGGGGAAAGCTACCTGTGAGAGACCAGGGCCTGCTCTGGCAGCTACATGGTGCAAGCTATGTCGGTGGGGGAcaggaaacaagaagaaaaaacattttagcGTTTACATATCTTCCTTTCCCAAAGAGGGATGAAAGGGCCAGAGCTCTACAAACTTCCACCACCTATCACGGCCCATCCTTGGTCTTGTTAGCAGGTGAGAGGTGCTCCAGAGAGGCTTCTCGCCACAGGAATGCAGGGGAGATAGGAAGCTTGGACGCCTGGTGATTAGAAAACCCCACCCTTGAGAGACAGCAATTCCATCCCTACTGAGCTTCAACAAGCATCAGCTTTGAtggggagcaggaagggatgCAGGGAGCAGAGGAACAAGAATAAAgtcccttccttttccccctccctcactCAGGTACAGGACTGCACAACCAGGTGCTGAAGAGGGTGGGGGCAGATGGTCCTTACTAAGCATTCAAGGCAATGGCTATAAGAGAAACCAATCTCCGATCTGGTCCTCAGGAATGCTTATCGCTGCATCCTATTCCCATTTCCCAAAGATCACCAAGATGTTAGTAccagggagctgggggagaaAACTGTGCCTATATCAACCACTCAGGAAGAGGAATACAAAGCAATCGGGTTGTCCagttggaaaaaaagcaaaaacatttttggCCACAACTCCAGGCACTGGCCAGTCACACTCCACATCAAGCTGGGCAGGTGTGGGAGGCTGAAGCCCCCAGTCTTGGAGCTTTGCTTCAATTAATTCCAGTCGATTGCTGCTGTAAGGAATGGGCTCGAGAATGGAGTCCTGGCCATTCCCTCACCTCCACACTGCTCATCGTGTCCGTACCCACAAAAGCTAATGGGAAGTGCCCACTTCTGCAATCTGCACTCTCTAGGAAGTGATATGACTTGCATGTTTCTGCttcaataaattaaaagaaaattaaaaaaaacaacaaaagaaggaaaatgacagCCTGGGCTGGGAGTTTCCCCTCCTAGAATTCATCATCGGAGCTCAGCAAGAGGGTCTTCTCGTTGTCGCGGGCACCCGAGCAGCTGTGGGAGCGCGAGATAACATGACTGCCATTGCGCCAGGGTGGACCATGCTCCAGTGTTGACTGCTGGGTGTACTGCTGGTAGGCTGGGGAGAAGTTGTGGATCGCATCTTGGACAATGTCATGGGGGTTCATGGTCTCCTTGAGGCTGCTGGAGATGCTCTTCATGGGAGCACAGCGACCTGTTGGGGTAAGACAGGGAGGGACAAGTGAAGAATACTGCCGCCTTCCCCACACCCCTTAACATGAAGGTAAGGAGAACAGGGAACATGCACTTCTAGATCCTGCAGAATTCACTTTACAGACTTCCTTAAGCAGCTGCTGAGGAAACGCCACACAAATGGTgtcaagttgcccagagaagttgtgcatGCCCCATCCCTCaagttgttcaaggccaggctggatgggcctttgagcaacttggtctagcagaaggtgtccctgcccatggcagcggggtcggaactagatcatctttaaggtcccttccaacccaaaccattctatgattctatgaagttttACCAGTAGTGCTCCTAAATCCAGCCTCTGCCAGCCAAGTGAATCCACCTCAAAACCAAGTGGGGGACGTGCCATGAGAATGGGACATACCCACAGCGACAACCTCCACTATACACTACCTGTTGCTGGCTTGAGCATGCAACAAAGACAGTCAGGCAGGGAGGTGCTTCTGTAAAGGGTTTCAGAAGataaaaactaaagaaattctaaaaatatATGAGAAATGGCATTTGCCATTCCCATTCATTGGAATTTAGACTGATAGGCAGTATCGAAGTACCCACAGGAAAGAGATCATAAAAGTGGAAAGCAGCACataggagggaaaggaggggaacAGGCAGTACTAGAGGCAGAACCACTCCACGGGTGGAGTGTGATACCATGAAGGAAGCAACAGTTGGCATTTGTCCCACCCAAGTGCTGAGCACAGAGGAGGGCTGTGTGTCCTTCTAGGAGCTGCCATTTCTCATGGCTTCTAGGTCCCATTTCCAGTGTGGGCTTCTGGCTCTGCTCAGTCCTGGGGATGAGTTCCCCAAACAACCAAAGCAACGCTGATCATCTGTGGCAATTATGAGAGTGAAGGTAGGCTGGGGTGAGAGAGCAAACCACCTCCTTTGAGAGCCGGTGCCACTCTTTGGAGAGACATTCACACAATCCTAACAGAAACGCTCTAAAGGTAGGTGTTATGCCACTGCTCATGGGGCTGTTTTACAACTTATGATCCAGACAAGCCTAAAGCAGCTGTGTGAGGCAGTCAAGCTACAGACCTACAAGGAAGGGGAGCAAGGAACAAAGCAGGCAGTAGGTAGGCTGGGAATCAGGATAGAAAAGCATCCCAGTTTAAAACCAACGGAGACAAACACACAGAGCATGCTGTACCTACCGTATGGCCCATATGATGGAACAGCTGCATCAGGGACCAGTGGACAAAGCAAGGGAGAGataaaagggagaggagagagacagagaaagaaagagaaagaggaaataacAAGAACTCAACAAGACCCACCACCAAAACATCCCCCACTGTACTGGCCAACAGTTTACTCTTTCATCACCCACAGATCTCATCTGCCCCGGCTGTGGCCACTGTCCTTCCAAAAcctctggggctggctgggatggtggGAGCATCTACATGAACGCTGCCCAAGCGCTGCTGTCTTCCTGCACCTCAGCACAGACTCCCCCCCAGCAGGAAGGAACCCCTGTATTTGGAGAACACTGAATGTTCTTGTGTAGACTGGGCACGAGAATCCTCCTTTTCCCAGAGATAACATCCATCTCCCTCTTCCCTGGAATAAGACTCTAGCAGCCCAGCCCTCAAAATCATTACAGGAAGATTGTCCTCCTTGAAGCCAAACACATTGCCAAAGCACAGCCTCATCTTCCTGAGCCAGATTCAAAACAGAACCTGTTTCAGGCCCTGTCCCTCCTGCCTTCAGTCTGTTGCACAATCTGGAGCAATGGAGTTCCCCTTCGGGGAGACAGGAAGGAGGACAAACCCACTCTACCAAAAGGATGCAACTTcttgcagccctcaggtctgcaACAAGCTGTCGTGGGTGGCATACTGGGGAACTGAAAAGGGAACAATGCAATTTAGGCAAGGTTTCTGCCTTGCAGAGCCATTGCGCAATGAATCTGTTCAGACACCACGGAGGAGGGGATGCGATGTTTTCCAAGCATTCAGGTTGGGAGTCATATCAGTGTGTTGGCTGCCAGAGGGACCAGTCTCCACCCAGTCTCGCTACCAAACAGACATGTCATATGTGATGGCATATTTCCTACCTTGGGCATCAAGTCTCTTGTCCACATACACCTTGTATGTGAACGCATGGCGCAGGGCGATGGCTGCAAAGAACATCTCCACACAAATGATGAAGTCCTGATACCCAGCAGCTACTG contains these protein-coding regions:
- the MAFF gene encoding transcription factor MafF isoform X2, producing MAADPLSSKALKVKRELGENTPLLSDEELMGLSVRELNHHLRGLSKEEVARLKQRRRTLKNRGYAASCRVKRVCQKEELQKQKMELEWEVDKLARENAAMRLELDTLRGKYEALQGFARTVAAHGTPAKVATASVITIVKSGANQAAYS
- the MAFF gene encoding transcription factor MafF isoform X1, translated to MNEKNPRGQRKARMAADPLSSKALKVKRELGENTPLLSDEELMGLSVRELNHHLRGLSKEEVARLKQRRRTLKNRGYAASCRVKRVCQKEELQKQKMELEWEVDKLARENAAMRLELDTLRGKYEALQGFARTVAAHGTPAKVATASVITIVKSGANQAAYS